The genome window TTTATTATTTTATATACTGATACTTTTCTTGTACTTTCAGTATCATAAGCCAGTTCTACAAAAAGAGCATCTTCCGGAAGTTCTTCCTGTATTTTATCAGCCCATTCTATAATAGATATCCCGTCTCCGCCAAGATAATCTTCATAACCTATATCATATATTTCCGCTGCTTCTTCCAGTCTGTATACATCAAAATGATACACTGGAATATCACCGGAATTATACTCTGTAACATAATTAAAAGTAGGACTTTTTACATTTTCCGTTATATTAAAATATCTGCATACAGTCTTGGTAAAAGTAGTCTTCCCTGTTCCCAGATCACCGATTAATGCAAGACTATCGCCTTTTTTCAATATCCGGGCAGTATTTTCTGCAAGTTTATCCAGCTCTTCAAATGTCAAAACTCTACTTTTCATTTTTACTCCCATAAACATCCAGTATTTTTTCTATTACTCCTGTAGTGGATTTATTATCAACAAAAGATAGAATTTCTACGACTCCGCCGTTTTTCTCCACTATCTCAGTTTCAGGAAGCTCTTCCTTTTTATAGTCTCCGCCCTTTATATGGACATCTGGTTTAATTCTCCCTATTATCTCCACAGGAGTTTTTTCATCAAAAATAACAGCATAATCCACAGGCTTCAGACCCAGTATCATTTTCGCCCTGTCTTGCTCGCTGTTTATCGGTCTTTTGTCGCCTTTATTTATCTTTACTGCTGAATCACTATTTATACCCACTATCAGAATGTCTCCGAATGATTTCGCTTCTTCCAGATATGTAAGATGCCCTACATGAAGTATATCAAATACACCGTTCGTAAAAACAACCTTTTTATCCTGTTTTTTCAAATCTGAAATAAACTTCCCTATATTCTCTCTGTCCAGTAAATTTCTCATTCTAACTCCTCTTTTTCAGTGTAATGTCGTTATTTTAGTATAGCATATTTTTTTCAGAGATAATTATAAATTTTTATTATTTAATATGATTAATTTTTTATTATTTCTTTACAAATAGGTATGCACCAAAGGTTTGTCGGTTTTATAAAAAAACATTATTTTTTTCAGAATAAATTTCTTTTTTAGAAAACAGACGAAAGGGACCAGAGTTTAGTCCCTTTTTTCCGTATATTTGTTTTCAATAAATTTTGTATTTATTATTTAATCAATATTATTTAGTTCCAAAAATTCTGTCTCCTGCGTCTCCAAGTCCTGGATAGATATATGCATGTTCGTTTAATCCTTCATCTATACATGCTGTATATATATCCACATCAGGATGCTTTTCCACTACTTTTGCTATTCCTTCCGGTGCAGCTATTATACATAAAAATGATATATTACTTACACCAAGGTTTTTCAGATAATCTATAGTGTAGTTAACTGAGCCTCCTGTTGCCAGCATAGGATCTACCACAAGAACTTTGCTTTCTGCCACATTAGAAGGCATTTTCGCATAGTAATAAACAGGGTCAAGTGTTTCTTCATTTCTGTATACTCCTAAATGCCCTACTTTTGCCGTGGGAACAAACTGTAATATTCCTTCTACCATTCCCAGCCCTGCTCTTAATATAGGTACCAAAGTTACCGGCTGGCTTAATACTTTTGTTGTTGTTTTCTGAAGCGGAGTTTCTGTTTCCACTTCCTTTACTTCTAAATCCTTTGTAGCTTCATAAGTCATTAAACCTGCTATTTCATTTAAGCTCTCTCTAAATAATTTAGTATCTGTATACTTATTTCTTAGATTCGTCAGTTTATGCTCTATTAACGGATGTTTTATTTCGATAACAGACATTTATATTTCACTCCCTCATTGTATTTTCATAAAAAAAGCAGAGATTACTATTACACCTAATAGCTCCCTCTGTTTATTATAAATTATATTTTTTCTTAAATTTATCAACTCTTCCAGTTTCATCAACAAATTTAGATTTTCCTGTATAGAACGGATGTGATGTAGAACTTGTAGCAACTTTAACAACTGGGTATTCTTTCCCATCTTCCCAAACAGTTGTTTCTCTTGTCGCTTTTGTCGACTTTGTTAAAAACTTAAATCCATTACTAGTATCTTCAAAAACCACTAATCTGTAATCTGGATGTATATCTTTTCTCATCCTGGTACTCCTTTCCAACATTTTAAAATTTTCATAGTTCGTATTATTGTATCATATGTTTTTTTTTTTTTCAAGGGATTTTGAAATATTTCAATATTAAAATTTCTTATTTTTTTGACTATTTATATTATATATTATTTCCCCTAAAACATTTATTTTTTCTAATACTAAAAGAGGGTGCGAATTGCACCCTGTATATTTATTGTTGTCTAAATTTTGCATTTAGTGCGGCATTCCATTCATCCAGCTGATTCGAATAAAGCATCAGGAATTCCTCATAGTCTTTTCCTCTTATTTCTATACTGTTAATTACATCACCCTGTCTTATTGTTTTCAAAACACTTAAGTCAGCTCTTGTCTTCAGTTCACCAAAAATAGTATATTTTCCGTTTAACTGATCTAACGGGTTTATTGTAAGAAAAAACTGTGATCCATTTGTATCAGGCCCGGAATTCGCCATAGCAAGCATTCCCGGATCATCGAAATTCAGCCACTTTACTATTTCATCATTAAATGTATAACCAGGACCACCTGTTCCGTCACCATTCGGGTCTCCGCCCTGAACAAGTGTGTTCGGCAATACTCTGTGAAATGTCAGCCCGTTATAAAATCCTCTTCTTGAAAGATTTACAAAGTTTAACACTGTAAGAGGGGCTGCCTCAGGATATAAAAATACGTTTATGTCACCTTTGTTTGTTCTTATTGTCGCTTCTAAGCTATAATTTTTTGGTTTGTTGCTTTTAAACCAACCGAATGAAAAGCTGGACATTGAAAGCATAACTAATGTAAGTAGCACTAAGATTTTTTTCATTTTCTTTTTCCTCCTAAAAACTAATTTTTATGGTTTTGTTCTATAATTTTCTCCACGTTAACCTCTAAGTTGTAGTCGAATTCATAAATTTTGAAATCAAATTCTTCTATTTCATAATCGTATCTGGCAATACTTTTTTTTGAAAAGAAATTATCAAAAATTACTACTATCAAAGTATCATTTCCTTTCAAATCCCTGGCATTTACTATTTTCAAATATCTATCCTTATTTATATTAAAGGTTTCCTTTAGTACCGCAAGAAATCTGTCTCTGTTTTTTATTTCGTAATATAGGTTTTTCACTATCTCCGGAAGTTTTATGCCAAAAAGAATTTCCGGTTCTTCCTTCTTTTGAAATTTTATTACTGCCATTTTTCTCTCCATGCATTTTTTATAAATGATAACATATTAACAGGCAAATTTCAATTTTTATCGTCACTCACAGTGATAAAATTTATTTTATAGTTATTTTCCATCTGTAAATCAGATAATATATACTATTCAC of Sebaldella sp. S0638 contains these proteins:
- the tsaE gene encoding tRNA (adenosine(37)-N6)-threonylcarbamoyltransferase complex ATPase subunit type 1 TsaE — its product is MKSRVLTFEELDKLAENTARILKKGDSLALIGDLGTGKTTFTKTVCRYFNITENVKSPTFNYVTEYNSGDIPVYHFDVYRLEEAAEIYDIGYEDYLGGDGISIIEWADKIQEELPEDALFVELAYDTESTRKVSVYKIINGEKKYVDIGN
- a CDS encoding peptidylprolyl isomerase, which codes for MKKILVLLTLVMLSMSSFSFGWFKSNKPKNYSLEATIRTNKGDINVFLYPEAAPLTVLNFVNLSRRGFYNGLTFHRVLPNTLVQGGDPNGDGTGGPGYTFNDEIVKWLNFDDPGMLAMANSGPDTNGSQFFLTINPLDQLNGKYTIFGELKTRADLSVLKTIRQGDVINSIEIRGKDYEEFLMLYSNQLDEWNAALNAKFRQQ
- the upp gene encoding uracil phosphoribosyltransferase, producing the protein MSVIEIKHPLIEHKLTNLRNKYTDTKLFRESLNEIAGLMTYEATKDLEVKEVETETPLQKTTTKVLSQPVTLVPILRAGLGMVEGILQFVPTAKVGHLGVYRNEETLDPVYYYAKMPSNVAESKVLVVDPMLATGGSVNYTIDYLKNLGVSNISFLCIIAAPEGIAKVVEKHPDVDIYTACIDEGLNEHAYIYPGLGDAGDRIFGTK
- the rfaE2 gene encoding D-glycero-beta-D-manno-heptose 1-phosphate adenylyltransferase, coding for MRNLLDRENIGKFISDLKKQDKKVVFTNGVFDILHVGHLTYLEEAKSFGDILIVGINSDSAVKINKGDKRPINSEQDRAKMILGLKPVDYAVIFDEKTPVEIIGRIKPDVHIKGGDYKKEELPETEIVEKNGGVVEILSFVDNKSTTGVIEKILDVYGSKNEK
- a CDS encoding type B 50S ribosomal protein L31; the protein is MRKDIHPDYRLVVFEDTSNGFKFLTKSTKATRETTVWEDGKEYPVVKVATSSTSHPFYTGKSKFVDETGRVDKFKKKYNL